A single window of Rhodamnia argentea isolate NSW1041297 chromosome 5, ASM2092103v1, whole genome shotgun sequence DNA harbors:
- the LOC115753292 gene encoding probable acetyltransferase NATA1-like, giving the protein MAAAAPPPPPSEVPEMPELAPPSSRRPLFARVRLAAPSDVPHIRRMIHQMAVFERLADHCTATEASLSSTLFNSPPFQSFTVLLLEVSHLPFAPLPPPQNPTAVPAFAPIVHTINLDLPIEDPETQIFASGAEGSGAVVAGFVLFFPNYSTFLAKPGFYVEDLFVRECYRRKGLGRMLLTAVASQAARMGYGRVEWVVLDWNVNAIKFYEEMGAKILQDWRICRLTGEALSAFANIDY; this is encoded by the coding sequence ATGGCCGCCGCCGCACCGCCTCCGCCGCCCTCCGAGGTCCCCGAGATGCCGGAGCTGGCTCCTCCTTCCTCCCGCCGCCCGCTCTTCGCCCGGGTCCGCCTCGCCGCGCCCTCCGACGTCCCCCACATCCGCAGGATGATCCACCAGATGGCCGTCTTCGAGCGCCTCGCAGACCACTGCACCGCAACCGAGGCCTCCCTCTCCTCCACCCTCTTCAACTCCCCTCCCTTCCAGTCCTTCACCGTCCTCCTCCTCGAGGTCTCCCACCTTCCCTTCGCCCCACTTCCGCCGCCGCAAAACCCTACCGCCGTGCCCGCATTCGCCCCGATCGTCCACACGATCAACCTCGACCTCCCCATCGAGGACCCCGAGACCCAGATCTTCGCTTCCGGGGCCGAGGGCAGCGGCGCCGTGGTGGCGGGGTTCGTCCTGTTCTTTCCGAACTACTCGACGTTCCTGGCGAAGCCGGGGTTCTACGTAGAGGACCTGTTCGTGAGGGAGTGCTACCGGAGGAAGGGGCTGGGGCGGATGCTGCTGACGGCGGTGGCGAGCCAGGCGGCGAGGATGGGGTACGGGAGGGTGGAGTGGGTGGTGCTCGATTGGAACGTGAACGCGATTAAGTTTTACGAGGAGATGGGGGCGAAGATTCTGCAGGACTGGAGGATTTGCAGGCTGACCGGAGAGGCTCTCTCTGCTTTTGCCAACATCGATTACTGA
- the LOC115753245 gene encoding ABC transporter G family member 24-like produces the protein SAPGFLLPLEFDVHKLHTEAQANSRTCSDKDKSSASSAGTHLFQDQFSRPHIAQCAKSRTISFTFAQHCFLISRLVLPPTTPRRKMSSEKLGIVESASFLLVGVLVLSCVRFVQCQDLSDYDQIDNPAVLPLITQLVYARISNVTTGLQYEINNRSSFCIKNPSDDWNRAFNFSSNLDFLSSCIKQTRGDISRRLCTAAELKFYFDYLFQTSVSSNYLKPNKNCNLTTWISGCEPGWACSVGANQSVDLKNAQEIPTRTDSCQACCEGFFCPHGLTCMIPCPLGAYCPLATLNTLTGICEPYTYQLPPGRPNHTCGGANIWADVERSREIFCSSGSYCPTMVEEVTCRSGHYCRLGSTSEQPCYKMVSCDSNTVNQNIRAYGIMLIAALSTFLLIIYNCSDQLLTTRARRLAKSREAAARSARETAKARQRWKAAKDAAKKHASELQSHLSQTFSGRTDAERFQILNQDSPDEAYDFSPADHARNSTLPSNQRKRENIELMQTTHEIEEDSSHNLEHSDPGSVDKNKKGNIKEVKDMHTHTQIFKYAYSQLEKERAQEQQNKDLTFSGVISMATNSEIGKRLLIEVSFKDLTLTLKGKKKHLLRCVTGTLRPGRIAAVMGPSGAGKTSFLLALAGKAIGCSTTGVILINGKKESIHSYKKITGFVPQDDIVHGNLTVEENLWFSAKCRLPAKMPKADKVLVVERVIESLGLHSVRDSLVGTVEKRGISGGQRKRVNVGLEMVMEPSLLILDEPTSGLDSASSQLLLRALRHEALEGVNICMVVHQPSYSLFRMFDDLILLAKGGLIVYHGPAKKVEAYFAGIGINVPERVNPPDHFIDILEGIVTPSTSSGVNYKDLPIRWMIHNGYPIPPDMKEDAGAILTSGGAGIVVGLNAPRVGTEEQSFAGEIWQDVRSNVERQRDKIRLNFLRSRDLSHRKTAGVISQYRYFLGRVGKQRLRDARIQAADYLILLLAGACLGTLTNAGDESFGAAGYTYTIIAVSLLCKISALRSFSLDKLQHWRESSSGMSSLAYFLAKDTMDHFNTVIKPVVYLSTFYFFTNPRSSFADNYSVLLCLVYCVTGIAYALAIFFEASTAQLWSVLLPVILTLIATRNGGGISKILSDFCYPKWALQAFVIANAERYYGVWLITRCGALFRSGYDLNNWGTCIFILVFIGVLGRAIAFFGMLIFQRK, from the exons TCTGCCCctggttttcttcttcctctggagTTTGACGTCCATAAACTCCACACGGAAGCCCAAGCCAACTCGCGAACGTGTTCAGACAAGGACAAATCTTCTGCTTCCTCTGCAGGAACCCATCTCTTTCAAGACCAGTTCTCGCGACCCCATATAGCCCAATGCGCTAAATCTCGCACCATCTCATTTACCTTTGCCCAGCACTGCTTCTTGATCTCGAGATTAGTACTCCCACCCACGACCCCCAGAAGAAAGATGAGCTCGGAGAAGCTCGGAATCGTGGAGTCTGCGTCGTTTCTCTTAGTGGGTGTTCTTGTTTTGAGCTGTGTGCGATTTGTGCAGTGTCAAGATTTGAGTGACTACGACCAAATTGACAACCCTGCTGTTCTGCCCCTCATTACTCAACTCGTTTATGCCCGAATCTCAAATGTCACCACCGGTCTTCAGTATGAGATCAATAACCGGTCCAGCTTCTGCATTAAGAATCC GTCAGATGATTGGAACAGAGCTTTCAATTTTTCATCTAATTTGGACTTCTTGTCCTCTTGCATTAAGCAAACTAGAG GAGATATCTCCCGCCGTTTGTGTACAGCAGCAGAACTGAAGTTCTACTTCGACTACCTATTTCAAACTTCAGTGAGCAGTAATTATCTGAAGCCTAACAAAAATTGTAATCTCACCACCTGGATTTCTGGTTGTGAGCCTGGATGGGCTTGCAGTGTTGGTGCAAATCAATCAGTTGATCTGAAAAATGCACAAGAAATCCCCACAAGAACCGATAGTTGTCAGGCCTGCTGTGAGGGATTCTTCTGTCCTCATGGTCTTACATGCATGATCC CCTGTCCACTTGGAGCTTACTGCCCACTCGCAACACTCAATACATTGACTGGCATATGTGAACC CTATACCTACCAACTGCCCCCAGGGAGGCCAAATCATACCTGTGGAGGAGCAAATATTTGGGCCGATGTTGAAAGGAGCAGGGAGATTTTCTGTTCATCGGGATCATACTGTCCAACTATGGTGGAAGAAGTCACATGTCGTAGTGG ACACTATTGCCGGCTGGGATCTACATCAGAGCAAC CTTGCTACAAGATGGTTTCTTGTGATTCGAACACCGTAAATCAAAACATTCGTGCTTATGGCATTATGCTTATT GCTGCTTTGAGTACTTTCCTACTCATCATCTACAATTGTTCCGACCAATTACTCACTACTAGAGCGAGGAGACTAGCCAAATCCAGGGAAGCAGCTGCAAGAAGTGCAAGAGAGACTGCCAAAGCACGTCAGAGATGGAAAGCAGCAAAAGATGCTGCAAAGAAGCACGCGAGTGAGTTGCAATCTCATTTATCACAGACATTTTCCGGGAGAACGGACGCCGAGCGattccaaattttaaatcagGATAGTCCCGATGAAGCTTATGATTTTTCGCCAGCTGATCATGCAAGGAATTCAACTCTgccatcaaatcaaagaaagaGGGAGAATATCGAACTCATGCAGACAACGCATGAGATTGAAGAAGATAGTTCTCACAATCTTGAACACTCCGATCCCGGTAGCGTGGATAAGAATAAAAAAGGGAATATAAAGGAAGTCAAAGATATGCATACTCATACCCAAATTTTTAAGTATGCATATTCTCAacttgagaaagagagagctcaGGAGCAGCAGAACAAAGATCTTACCTTTTCTGGAGTAATTTCGATGGCCACTAATTCCGAAATTGGGAAAAGGCTACTTATTGAAGTATCGTTTAAGGACCTAACTCTCACTTTGAAAGGCAAAAAGAAGCATCTTTTAAGATGTGTTACTGGAACATTAAGGCCTGGGCGCATTGCGGCAGTCATGGGTCCATCAGGGGCTGGGAAAACATCATTCCTATTGGCACTGGCTGGAAAAGCTATTGGTTGTTCAACGACTGGTGTAATCCTGATCAACGGgaagaaagaatcaatccaCTCATACAAGAAAATTACCGGTTTTGTGCCACAAGACGACATTGTCCATGGAAACTTGACTGTGGAAGAGAATCTCTGGTTTAGTGCAAAATGCAG ACTTCCTGCCAAGATGCCAAAGGCGGATAAAGTGCTCGTTGTTGAGAGAGTTATTGAGTCCTTGGGGTTGCATTCAGTGCGAGATTCGCTGGTTGGAACAGTCGAGAAGCGAGGGATCTCTGGAGGCCAGAGAAAGAGAGTAAATGTTGGCTTAGAAATGGTGATGGAACCTTCACTTTTAATTCTAGATGAACCAACATCTGGTCTTGACAGTGCATCCTCACAGCTGCTCCTGAGAGCACTTCGACACGAAGCACTGGAAGGGGTTAACATCTGCATGGTGGTTCATCAACCGAG CTACTCACTGTTCAGgatgtttgatgatttgataCTGCTGGCAAAAGGGGGCCTAATCGTCTATCATGGTCCAGCAAAGAAAGTTGAGGCATACTTTGCaggaattggcataaatgtgcCAGAGCGAGTGAACCCTCCAGATCACTTTATTGACATTTTAGAGGGCATTGTGACTCCAAGCACAAGCTCCGGCGTGAATTATAAAGACCTTCCTATCAGGTGGATGATTCACAATGGGTATCCGATACCTCCAGATATGAAGGAGGATGCGGGAGCCATTTTGACCAGTGGAGGCGCGGGTATAGTTGTTGGACTTAATGCCCCTAGAGTTGGAACCGAGGAGCAATCTTTTGCCGGTGAAATATGGCAAGATGTGAGGAGCAATGTTGAGAGGCAGCGGGATAAGATACGACTCAATTTCTTGAGGTCCAGGGACTTATCCCATCGGAAAACTGCAGGCGTAATCTCGCAGTACAGATACTTTCTTGGGAG GGTTGGTAAACAGAGATTACGTGATGCTAGAATACAAGCAGCAGACTATCTAATCTTATTACTCGCTGGAGCCTGCTTAGGAACACTTACTAATGCGGGTGATGAATCATTTGGAGCTGCTGGTTATACTTACACCATAATTGCCGTCT CCCTTCTGTGCAAAATCTCGGCTTTGAGGTCATTTTCTCTAGATAAATTGCAGCACTGGAGAGAAAGTTCTTCTGGGATGAGCAGCTTGGCTTATTTTCTTGCAAAAGACACAATGGACCACTTCAATACAGTGATCAAACCAGTGGTGTATTTATCGACATTCTATTTCTTCACCAATCCGAGATCTTCCTTTGCTGACAATTATAGTGTTCTTCTGTGCCTTGTATACTGCGTGACTGGTATCGCCTATGCCTTGGCCATCTTCTTTGAAGCCAGCACTGCCCAGTTG TGGTCAGTTCTTCTTCCTGTGATTTTGACTCTCATTGCAACACGGAATGGTGGTGGTATTTCGAAAATCTTATCCGACTTTTGCTACCCTAAGTGGGCTCTGCAAGCATTTGTGATTGCAAATGCCGAAAG ATACTACGGAGTTTGGCTTATTACTCGGTGTGGTGCGCTTTTCAGAAGTGGTTACGATCTTAATAATTGGGGTACATGTATATTTATCCTCGTCTTCATTGGCGTACTTGGCCGTGCCATAGCCTTCTTCGGCATGTTGATTTTCCAAAGGAAGTAA
- the LOC115753270 gene encoding ATPase GET3B yields MATAPCMPSISSPTFRKPTTSIEPINPLSHLPKTLRPTNPFRNKFVSLSIARKTRRSSFRVRAVAAPAEGVAVFDEMVSGTQRKYYLLGGKGGVGKTSCAASLAVKFANNGHPTLVVSTDPAHSLSDSFAQDLTGGVLVRVEGPDYPLFALEINPEKAREEFRSASQTNGGTGVKDFMDGMGLGMLVEQLGELKLGELLDTPPPGLDEGIAISKVMQFLESPEYSMFTRIIFDTAPTGHTLRLLSLPDFLDASIGKILNLKQKISSATSAIKSVFGQEENKQEDAANKLERLRERMVKVRELFRDTDSTEFVIVTIPTVMAISESSRLRASLKKENVPVKRLIVNQILPPSASDCKFCAMKRKDQMRALDMIQNDPELSGLNLIQAPLVDVEIRGVPALKFMGDIIWK; encoded by the exons ATGGCGACAGCTCCATGTATGCCCTCCATTTCTTCACCTACTTTTCGCAAACCCACCACCTCCATTGAACCCATTAATCCGCTTTCTCATCTTCCCAAAACACTGAGACCGACGAATCCTTTTCGCAACAAGTTCGTCTCACTTTCCATCGCTAGAAAGACTCGGAGGAGTTCTTTTCGAG TGAGGGCAGTGGCAGCCCCTGCAGAAGGTGTTGCAGTCTTTGATGAGATGGTTTCGGGGACTCAGCGCAAGTATTACCTGCTCGGTGGGAAAGGAGGTGTTGGTAAGACGAGCTGTGCTGCATCACTTGCTGTAAAGTTTGCTAACAATGGACACCCCACTCTTGTTGTGTCGACTGATCCAGCCCACTCTTTGAGTGATTCGTTCGCGCAG GATTTAACAGGGGGTGTGCTAGTACGTGTTGAAGGACCTGATTATCCACTTTTTGCTCTTGAG ATAAATCCTGAAAAAGCTAGGGAAGAGTTCCGTAGTGCAAGTCAGACAAATGGTGGAACTGGGGTTAAAGATTTCATGGATGGAATGGGCCTCGGAATGCTAGTAGAACAG CTTGGTGAGCTTAAGCTGGGAGAGCTGCTTGATACACCACCACCTGGACTGGATGAAGGAATTGCAATTTCAAAG GTGATGCAATTCCTTGAATCACCAGAATATAGCATGTTTACACGAATCATATTTGATACTGCACCCACG GGTCATACTCTGCGGCTGTTGTCTTTGCCTGACTTTCTGGATGCATCAATAGGCAAGATATTGAAT CTCAAGCAAAAAATTTCATCAGCTACCTCTGCCATCAAATCTGTTTTTGGCCAAGAAGAAAATAAGCAGGAGGATGCC GCTAACAAGTTGGAGCGTCTAAGGGAAAGAATGGTGAAAGTGCGTGAGCTTTTCCGTGACACTGATTCGACAGAATTTGTGATAGTAACAATACCAACG GTGATGGCAATTAGCGAGTCTTCCCGGTTGCGTGCATCtctgaagaaagaaaatgttccGGTCAAGAGGCTGATTGTTAATCAGATTCTACCTCCATCTGCCTCGGATTGCAAGTTTTGCGCAATGAAAAGGAAG GATCAGATGCGAGCTCTTGATATGATCCAAAATGATCCAGAACTCTCTGGCTTGAATCTAATTCAGGCACCTCTTGTTGATGTAGAGATAAGAGGTGTACCGGCTCTTAAATTTATGGGTGATATCATTTGGAAATGA
- the LOC115753260 gene encoding lysM domain receptor-like kinase 3, which translates to MCRSRKATDSIQPNLKCPRRAPSSSSKASSIDPSSSSNFFTVTSTATASSSFNNRHHRSSPSDSSSLPTTPSYSLPAHLKHHLHDTPKIYPLSDLSSATGNFLLRRLSPSSSAWRCSLRGRDVAVFRRGLRRPVGLPRLRELLASICRSHHSSVAKLLGASLSESDVYLVYEYVKGASLCDCLRNRVNPDYSALASWASRMRVATDVAHGLEYIHHCTGMNGSGFVHNRIKSSSIVVTEDSLSAKICHFGMAELCGEVAEEDEPLSSPDTAKPKRTNSSAMKFEGTRGYMSPEFRSTGTPTRKSDVYAFGVVVLELLSGEEPLKYSFDGESDELRRTSVIEGAREAAAGASLRRWVDKRLKDSYPVEVAEKMVELGLECVDDDPEKRPDMGRVAGRVSKLYLESKKWGERFALPQDFSASMAPR; encoded by the exons ATGTGCAGATCAAGAAAAGCCACAGACTCGATCCAACCCAACCTGAAGTGCCCAAGGAGAGccccctcttcctcctccaaagCCTCCTCGATTGACCCATCATCGTCGTCCAACTTCTTCACCGTCACTtccaccgccaccgcctcctcctccttcaacaACCGCCACCACCGTTCCTCCCCCTCCGACTCGTCCTCCCTCCCCACCACCCCGTCCTACTCCCTCCCCGCCCACCTCAAGCACCACCTCCACGACACCCCCAAGATATACCCCCTCTCCGACCTCTCCTCCGCCACCGGCAACTTCCTCCTCCGTCGcctctccccctcctcctccgcctggCGCTGCTCCCTTCGCGGCCGCGACGTCGCCGTCTTCCGCCGCGGGCTCCGCCGCCCCGTCGGGCTCCCCCGCCTCCGCGAGCTCCTCGCCTCGATCTGCAGGAGCCACCACAGCAGCGTCGCGAAGCTACTCGGCGCGTCTCTCTCGGAGAGCGATGTCTACCTGGTTTACGAGTACGTGAAGGGCGCGAGCCTCTGCGATTGCCTCAggaaccgggtcaacccggaCTACTCGGCGCTCGCTAGCTGGGCCTCGAGAATGCGGGTCGCGACGGACGTGGCTCATGGGTTGGAGTACATCCACCACTGCACGGGGATGAACGGGTCAGGCTTTGTCCATAACCGGATCAAGAGCTCCAGCATCGTCGTCACCGAAGATTCGTTGAGCGCCAAGATCTGTCACTTCG GTATGGCGGAGCTGTGCGGCGAAGTGGCGGAGGAGGACGAGCCTCTGTCGTCCCCAGACACAGCCAAACCGAAGAGAACCAACAGCAGCGCAATGAAGTTTGAGGGAACGAGAGGCTACATGTCACCGGAGTTCCGTTCCACGGGGACCCCGACCCGGAAGTCCGACGTCTATGCATTCGGAGTCGTGGTGCTCGAGCTGTTGTCCGGGGAGGAGCCGCTGAAGTACTCCTTCGACGGAGAGAGCGACGAGCTCAGGAGGACGAGCGTGATTGAGGGGGCGAGAGAGGCGGCGGCGGGAGCGAGCTTGAGGCGGTGGGTGGACAAGAGGTTGAAGGACTCGTATCCAGTGGAAGTCGCGGAAAAGATGGTGGAGTTGGGGTTGGAGTGCGTCGACGACGACCCGGAGAAGCGGCCCGACATGGGTCGGGTCGCCGGTAGGGTCTCGAAGTTGTATCTGGAGTCCAAGAAGTGGGGTGAGAGGTTTGCTCTGCCCCAGGATTTTTCGGCCTCCATGGCACCGAGGTGA
- the LOC115753300 gene encoding DNL-type zinc finger protein — MAAAGVGKMLQRRILSLFASNRARNLPPTEASQHMLPSASTLFSRHNLFERSLKTQAEAIVDWKKQVRGKRNTDKQEQESNDNSEGKYSVVSNLKTSSRHDLALVFTCKVCETRSVKTACRESYEKGVVVVRCSGCNNLHLIADRLGWFGEPGSVEDLLAARGEEIKKGSVDTLNLTLEDLAGTRN; from the exons ATGGCGGCCGCTGGTGTCGGGAAGATGTTGCAGAGGCGAATCCTCTCTCTGTTCGCCTCTAATCGTGCCCGGAATCTTCCTCCCACTG AAGCCTCGCAACATATGCTTCCTTCTGCAAGTACATTATTCAGTAGACACAATCTTTTTGAAAGAAGCTTGAAGACTCAAGCAGAGGCCATTGTGGACTGGAAAAAACAAGTCAGGGGCAAAAGGAATACCGACAAACAGGAGCAGGAGAGCAATGACAATTCCGAAGGCAAGTACTCCGTCGTTTCCAACTTGAAAACTTCTTCAAGGCATGATCTTGCCCTGGTCTTTACTTGCAAGGTCTGCGAGACAAGATCGGTGAAGACGGCTTGTCGTGAATCATATGAGAAAGGCGTAGTCGTGGTTAGATGCAGCGGCTGCAATAATCTACACCTGATAGCAGACCGGCTTGGGTGGTTCGGAGAGCCTGGGAGTGTAGAGGATCTGTTGGCTGCTCGAGGAGAGGAAATCAAGAAAGGCTCTGTTGATACCTTGAATTTGACTTTGGAGGATTTAGCTGGAACCAGAAATTGA